From the genome of Winogradskyella forsetii, one region includes:
- a CDS encoding cyanophycinase produces the protein MLKRLLIASLCLGCVLQSCAQDLNVKGKLFIIGGGSRPASMVERIVKESGIDKEGYGIVLPMSSSEPDSSAYYATNQFYKLGVNNVYGLHFVKDEKIQRSKLDSIRNAKLIYISGGDQNRFMDVVAGTEIETIIHEAYKNGSLIAGTSAGAAVMSEMMITGNELKHPDYASTFRNIEYENIEIQTGLGLITNIIVDQHFVKRSRYNRLLSAIIEYPELVGVGIDESTAILVSGNTMEVVGESQVIVFKNPNKSKTTFEDKLGAKGINMNIYLPGETFTID, from the coding sequence ATGTTAAAGCGGTTATTAATAGCGAGTTTATGTCTTGGGTGCGTACTTCAAAGTTGTGCTCAAGATTTAAACGTAAAAGGAAAACTTTTTATCATAGGAGGTGGTTCAAGACCCGCTTCTATGGTAGAGCGTATAGTTAAAGAATCAGGAATTGATAAAGAGGGCTACGGAATAGTATTGCCAATGTCCAGTTCAGAACCAGATTCTTCGGCATATTATGCGACCAATCAATTCTATAAACTAGGAGTTAACAACGTCTATGGTTTGCACTTTGTAAAAGACGAAAAAATACAAAGGTCAAAGTTAGATTCTATCAGAAATGCAAAACTGATTTATATATCTGGTGGTGATCAAAATCGATTTATGGATGTTGTAGCAGGAACAGAAATTGAAACCATAATTCACGAAGCGTATAAAAATGGATCTCTTATTGCAGGAACAAGTGCAGGAGCAGCAGTAATGAGTGAAATGATGATAACAGGAAACGAATTAAAGCATCCAGATTATGCTTCAACCTTTAGAAATATAGAATATGAAAATATTGAAATTCAAACAGGTTTAGGTCTTATAACTAACATTATTGTCGATCAGCATTTTGTAAAGCGAAGCAGATACAATCGTTTGTTAAGTGCTATTATTGAATATCCTGAATTAGTCGGCGTTGGTATTGATGAATCCACAGCAATCTTGGTTTCTGGTAACACAATGGAAGTGGTTGGAGAATCACAGGTCATTGTTTTCAAAAACCCAAACAAATCCAAAACAACATTTGAAGACAAATTAGGTGCTAAAGGCATAAATATGAACATATATTTGCCTGGTGAAACCTTTACAATAGATTAA
- a CDS encoding PKD domain-containing protein, with protein MMKNLIYITALLLTFGMVQSCSDDDFPVPPASTVPDFSFVIDNEEFAPATVTFTNNSIVPTTVGSVTYYWNFGDGQSASQENPTHFYTAPGAYSVNLVVTTSESLEINETTKTIVIKDPSATGVPIYYTDGAQVYQGLINNEAPVFTALSTIAPQSSYAMAIDKQNSKLYISDIGADKIYRSNLDGSDFEDFRVGVDQPFGIAIDEQDNQLYWTTGNGVQRANIDDSDTTQIEDFVTGQTNDPDGISVDMVNRKVYWINYSGGIWVKNIDGTGETELIPVIEGGSIKVIDDKIFYDEFVASGDIRLKSANLDGTGIATVAVNIGRVIYGIGYDANENKIYWGDRDTDVMMRADLDGSNAEAWFTATGDPRGIVIGDLE; from the coding sequence ATGATGAAGAATTTAATTTATATAACGGCTCTACTGCTTACGTTTGGTATGGTTCAGTCGTGTTCAGACGATGATTTTCCTGTGCCGCCAGCGAGTACTGTGCCAGATTTTAGTTTTGTTATCGATAACGAAGAATTTGCACCAGCAACGGTAACCTTTACAAATAATTCCATTGTGCCAACAACTGTAGGTTCAGTAACGTATTATTGGAATTTTGGTGATGGACAGTCCGCTTCGCAAGAGAACCCAACTCACTTTTACACAGCACCTGGTGCTTATAGTGTAAATTTAGTGGTTACAACATCTGAATCTTTAGAAATAAACGAAACTACGAAGACCATTGTGATTAAAGATCCAAGTGCGACAGGTGTACCAATTTATTATACAGATGGTGCTCAAGTCTACCAAGGCCTTATAAATAATGAAGCGCCTGTTTTTACAGCTTTAAGTACTATTGCGCCACAATCGTCTTACGCAATGGCTATAGACAAACAGAATAGTAAGTTGTATATCAGTGATATTGGTGCAGATAAAATTTACAGGTCCAACTTAGATGGTAGTGATTTTGAAGATTTTAGAGTTGGTGTAGATCAACCGTTTGGAATTGCGATAGATGAACAGGATAACCAATTGTATTGGACAACAGGGAATGGCGTTCAACGTGCAAACATCGATGATTCAGATACTACACAAATAGAAGATTTTGTAACAGGGCAAACCAATGATCCTGATGGGATTTCTGTAGATATGGTAAATCGTAAAGTTTACTGGATTAATTATAGTGGTGGAATTTGGGTAAAGAATATAGATGGTACAGGGGAAACAGAACTTATTCCAGTAATCGAAGGCGGAAGTATCAAAGTCATTGATGATAAAATATTCTATGATGAATTTGTTGCTTCTGGAGACATACGATTGAAATCTGCTAATTTGGATGGTACAGGTATTGCAACTGTTGCCGTAAATATCGGTAGAGTCATTTATGGAATAGGGTACGATGCAAACGAAAATAAAATTTATTGGGGAGATCGTGATACAGATGTAATGATGCGTGCTGATTTGGATGGTTCAAATGCTGAAGCGTGGTTTACAGCGACTGGAGATCCTAGAGGAATTGTTATAGGAGATTTAGAATAA
- a CDS encoding PKD domain-containing protein produces the protein MKTNFLSYIFIAILSFTFFTCEEDDPLPPQSQAEFTASAMEVAVGEEIQFTNNSQNATAYAWSFGDGTTSNQVSPRKSYETSNLFLVSLVSTGAGGSTISNMQITVTPSASFTVENEDDLIATIPVQFNNTSVSGDSYSWSFGDVANSTSTEENPLFAFPTAGTFTVSLTASSAFGSQTVTKDITIGEAPEDPAELYYMEIGDEYVRKLILDGSGTVSDVYNAVGKGGVGMAYDEVNEKLYFSDFNTYPFGNIWRMNLDGTGIEAIASNIGDPYAIALDVAGNKIYWVDDDGNVSKANLDGSNPEIGFFSLSGVSWRAISLDIENSKMYVYDVNVEEIYEVNLDGTNPNVIVTGNYGYALLVDTVNDKIYFDDQNQGLLKVANLDGSNIQTIDAEGTRIYGMQIDHETSTLYWSGRDSGELYSANLDGSDRQILRTGISSPRGIALIK, from the coding sequence ATGAAAACTAATTTTCTAAGCTACATTTTTATAGCCATTTTGTCATTCACCTTTTTTACTTGTGAAGAAGATGATCCCTTACCGCCACAATCACAGGCTGAGTTTACAGCAAGTGCTATGGAAGTTGCCGTAGGAGAGGAAATACAATTTACTAACAACTCACAAAATGCCACAGCTTATGCTTGGAGTTTTGGTGATGGTACAACGTCAAATCAAGTCTCGCCAAGGAAATCGTATGAAACAAGTAACCTATTTCTGGTAAGCTTAGTTTCAACAGGAGCTGGTGGTTCTACAATTTCTAATATGCAAATTACAGTGACGCCTTCAGCTTCATTTACAGTAGAAAACGAAGACGATCTTATTGCTACCATTCCTGTTCAGTTCAACAATACATCAGTGAGTGGAGATAGCTATTCTTGGTCCTTTGGTGATGTTGCTAATTCAACTTCTACAGAAGAAAATCCACTATTTGCGTTTCCTACAGCTGGCACGTTTACAGTTAGTTTAACGGCGAGTAGTGCTTTTGGTTCTCAAACCGTTACTAAGGATATAACTATAGGTGAAGCACCAGAAGATCCAGCAGAATTATATTACATGGAAATAGGGGATGAGTATGTTAGAAAACTCATTTTAGATGGTTCTGGAACTGTGAGTGATGTCTATAATGCTGTTGGAAAAGGTGGTGTTGGTATGGCTTATGATGAGGTCAACGAGAAATTATATTTCAGTGATTTTAACACCTATCCTTTCGGGAATATTTGGAGAATGAATTTAGATGGTACTGGAATCGAAGCCATCGCCTCAAATATTGGTGATCCTTATGCGATTGCGTTGGATGTTGCAGGAAACAAAATCTACTGGGTAGATGATGATGGGAACGTTTCAAAAGCAAATTTAGATGGTTCTAATCCAGAAATAGGTTTCTTCTCATTATCTGGTGTGTCTTGGAGAGCAATTTCGTTGGATATCGAAAACAGCAAAATGTACGTTTACGATGTTAATGTTGAAGAAATCTATGAAGTAAACTTAGACGGTACAAACCCTAATGTCATTGTGACTGGGAATTATGGTTACGCCCTTTTAGTCGATACTGTTAATGATAAAATTTATTTCGACGATCAAAATCAAGGCTTACTTAAAGTGGCCAATCTCGACGGTTCAAACATTCAGACTATAGATGCTGAAGGAACTAGAATATATGGTATGCAAATAGACCATGAAACAAGTACATTGTATTGGTCTGGTCGTGATTCTGGTGAATTGTATAGCGCTAATTTAGATGGGTCAGATAGACAAATTTTAAGAACAGGAATTTCAAGTCCTAGAGGAATAGCTTTAATAAAATAG
- a CDS encoding RagB/SusD family nutrient uptake outer membrane protein, with protein MKKIIYITLILVTAVSCDVLDAEPQNSISAEEAFKTKEDIDKGILGAYASFQSLSYYGRTFGIFSDLAADNLSHPLAATAATYAEVDNNSILPENSSVDGIWSIAYDGINVANNVIAKVPTIADMTEEEKNEALAELYFIRALNHFNLLNYFGGVPIKVAPTVGVDGLDVSRNTEEEVYSQIINDLIFAADNLLPSSTKVRAGKYAAKALLAKVYLYKKEYTQAKTLASEVIAEGGYTLLQNYDDIFADDASAESIFEIAFTQLERNRISEYNFPTSLNGRGEVAPAQSLLDAYEADDERFEASIAFEGDKAYAIKYDDLSLGADNFIVLRLADMYLVRAEAEANLPSPDLAAVRADINEIRTRANLQPTSESSVDQLLRIIEKERQIEFAFEGQRWFDLVRTDRAIAVLPNVTNSNQTRFPIPLDEIQTNNSPGMVQNPGY; from the coding sequence ATGAAAAAGATAATTTATATAACCTTAATTTTAGTTACGGCTGTATCCTGTGATGTTTTAGATGCGGAACCTCAGAATTCTATTTCTGCCGAAGAAGCTTTTAAGACGAAAGAAGATATTGATAAGGGGATTTTGGGAGCATATGCTTCTTTTCAAAGTTTGAGTTATTACGGAAGAACTTTCGGTATATTCTCAGATTTAGCAGCTGATAATCTGTCGCATCCCTTAGCTGCAACTGCAGCAACCTACGCAGAAGTAGATAACAATAGTATTTTACCTGAAAATAGCTCTGTAGATGGTATTTGGAGTATTGCTTATGACGGTATTAACGTCGCAAATAATGTAATTGCTAAAGTACCAACGATTGCAGATATGACAGAAGAGGAAAAGAACGAAGCCTTAGCAGAACTTTACTTTATAAGGGCTTTGAACCATTTTAATCTGTTGAACTATTTTGGAGGCGTGCCAATTAAAGTTGCGCCGACAGTTGGTGTTGATGGATTGGATGTATCGAGAAATACTGAGGAAGAAGTCTATAGTCAAATAATTAATGATCTTATTTTTGCTGCAGATAATCTTCTGCCGTCCAGTACTAAAGTAAGAGCAGGTAAATATGCCGCTAAGGCATTATTGGCAAAAGTATATTTATATAAAAAGGAATATACGCAAGCTAAAACCTTAGCCTCAGAAGTTATTGCAGAAGGTGGTTATACCCTTCTTCAGAATTATGATGATATTTTTGCAGACGATGCATCTGCTGAATCTATTTTTGAGATTGCTTTTACACAATTAGAAAGAAATCGCATTTCAGAGTATAACTTTCCAACATCGCTAAATGGAAGAGGAGAAGTAGCACCTGCACAGAGTTTGTTGGATGCTTATGAAGCTGATGATGAGAGATTTGAAGCAAGTATTGCTTTTGAAGGCGACAAAGCTTATGCTATTAAGTATGACGATTTAAGTCTAGGAGCGGATAATTTTATCGTGTTGCGACTAGCGGACATGTATTTGGTAAGAGCAGAAGCGGAAGCAAACCTTCCATCTCCAGATTTAGCAGCCGTTAGAGCGGATATCAACGAAATTAGAACACGTGCAAATTTACAACCAACATCAGAATCTTCTGTTGATCAATTACTCAGAATAATAGAGAAAGAAAGGCAAATTGAATTTGCTTTTGAGGGGCAGCGTTGGTTTGATTTGGTAAGAACAGATAGGGCTATTGCCGTTTTACCTAATGTAACTAATAGTAATCAAACACGCTTTCCAATTCCTTTAGACGAAATACAAACCAATAATAGTCCAGGAATGGTCCAAAATCCAGGATACTAA
- a CDS encoding TonB-dependent receptor, giving the protein MNKNKNLYALGSVKSLRYYLVNIMRIFLLLITIGLSSAFANNTNAQTKIDVNVNNVTLEVLFKDIQSKSEFIFFYKDNVLKYNVTLNLKNASVTTILDSALKGTNLSYKLNDRQVVIKENLDSNAQGSNIKINQQEKTISGKVLDDTGAPLMGATVQAKGKNIGVATDFDGNFSLTVPESTKIIVISYIGFATQEIDITNKTTVEVKLLTDTATLGEIVIIGYGTEQKALLSDAVSSVKSSQIKDIPVPSVDGLLQGQAAGVQVQQNSGTPGGEMSVRIRGLSSISGSNQPLYIIDGIPVTTGDFGRIGYSGQGASALTDLNPSDIESISILKDASATAIYGARGSNGIVLITTKRGKEQKSVVSVNVYTGVQRAWNKLDMLNAREWMEYRNDLTNSTVFTPEDMESNTIDTDWQDVIFRNASINSYEVSARGGSDKTQFFASGTFLDQEGILIGTDYQRINARVNVDHQLSEKVKMGTSIGLTHAKTNRVESDQTLHGPLPNGISTPAIFPVYNEDGSYNQDGPYSNAVSIANEAINQNFSYRTNSNVYLDWDIIEGLTFTTKWGIDFLNFREHAYESTRTVQGARYNGLGFESYSNVSNIVSNNLLKYKKKFNKHKVEALVGYSFEKYQYRSSFIRGQDFADDDLEYISSAATIVSATANATDEGIRSYLGRLNYNYDDKYIASFTGRFDTSTKFGTNNQTGFFPAASIAWRVIQEDFLKEQKTISDLKVRVSYGLTGNDDISPFLFSELYGNTSYNGQPAIFPSNIPNPDLKWESTAQFNIGINLGLFDDRLTLTADYYNKQTKDLLLSRPLPSSAGFSSITENVGSVENKGVELSIETRNFIGDKFKWSTQFNISGNRNKVLELYNDQPIDDIGRGGNRIMEGQPIGIFYSYESLGVDPSTGDIVYADTNFDGQITSADRTIVGNPHPDFIYGLTNNFTYKGIDATIFLQGSQGNDVFNGSRLFLESLQGGDNQVADVTRRWQQPGDITDIPRATTDPIASTQNKRVSSRFIEDGSYLRVKNVTIGYTLDKNIMDKTMFSSFRVYVSAQNLFTFTNYSGLDPEVNYRGDDNSVIGTDFFTYPQAQVFTLGVNLKF; this is encoded by the coding sequence ATGAATAAAAATAAGAACCTTTATGCTTTAGGTAGCGTAAAATCTTTGAGATACTATTTGGTAAATATTATGAGAATCTTTCTACTATTAATAACCATTGGTCTGAGTTCTGCTTTTGCGAACAACACAAATGCGCAGACAAAAATAGATGTTAACGTAAACAACGTTACTCTAGAAGTATTGTTTAAGGACATACAGAGCAAAAGTGAGTTTATATTTTTTTACAAAGACAATGTTCTAAAATATAATGTAACGCTGAACTTAAAGAATGCATCAGTTACTACCATTTTAGATTCTGCCCTTAAAGGCACAAACCTATCTTATAAATTAAATGATAGACAAGTGGTGATTAAGGAAAATCTTGATAGTAACGCGCAAGGATCCAATATAAAAATCAATCAACAAGAAAAAACCATTAGTGGTAAAGTTCTCGACGATACTGGAGCTCCGCTAATGGGAGCCACAGTACAGGCTAAAGGTAAAAACATAGGTGTTGCAACGGATTTTGATGGTAATTTTAGCTTAACAGTTCCTGAAAGCACTAAGATCATAGTGATTTCCTATATTGGTTTTGCAACACAGGAAATTGATATTACCAACAAAACCACTGTCGAAGTTAAATTGTTAACGGATACTGCCACCTTAGGTGAAATTGTAATTATTGGTTACGGTACAGAACAAAAAGCGTTATTGAGTGATGCAGTTTCTTCTGTTAAATCCAGTCAGATTAAGGATATTCCTGTTCCTAGCGTAGATGGTCTTCTTCAAGGCCAAGCAGCAGGTGTTCAGGTGCAACAAAATTCAGGAACGCCTGGTGGAGAGATGTCAGTAAGAATTCGTGGTCTGAGTTCTATTAGTGGCTCTAACCAACCGCTTTATATTATTGATGGTATTCCAGTAACAACCGGAGATTTTGGACGTATTGGCTATTCTGGCCAAGGTGCTAGTGCACTTACTGATCTAAACCCGAGTGATATTGAATCTATAAGCATATTAAAAGATGCTTCCGCAACTGCTATTTATGGAGCAAGAGGTTCTAACGGAATTGTATTGATTACCACAAAACGAGGTAAGGAACAGAAATCCGTGGTCAGTGTGAATGTCTATACAGGAGTTCAACGTGCTTGGAATAAATTAGATATGCTCAATGCCAGAGAATGGATGGAATACAGAAACGATCTTACTAATTCCACGGTGTTTACTCCAGAAGATATGGAAAGCAATACCATTGATACGGATTGGCAAGACGTTATTTTTAGAAACGCGTCTATTAACAGTTACGAAGTTTCTGCAAGAGGCGGGTCGGACAAAACACAATTTTTTGCAAGCGGAACTTTTTTAGATCAAGAAGGTATTTTAATAGGAACAGATTATCAAAGAATTAATGCGCGTGTAAACGTAGATCACCAATTGTCCGAAAAAGTTAAAATGGGAACCAGTATAGGTTTAACTCATGCGAAAACCAACCGTGTTGAAAGTGATCAAACCTTGCATGGCCCTCTACCTAATGGTATTTCTACACCAGCCATTTTTCCGGTGTATAATGAAGATGGTTCTTATAACCAGGACGGACCATATTCAAATGCGGTATCGATTGCTAACGAAGCCATTAATCAGAATTTTTCATACAGAACCAATTCTAATGTGTATTTAGACTGGGATATTATAGAGGGTTTAACATTCACAACAAAATGGGGAATTGATTTTTTAAACTTTAGAGAACATGCTTACGAATCTACAAGAACGGTTCAAGGTGCACGATACAATGGTTTGGGATTTGAATCCTATTCTAATGTGTCAAATATTGTGTCTAATAACCTTTTAAAATATAAGAAGAAGTTTAACAAACATAAAGTAGAGGCTTTAGTTGGTTACTCATTTGAAAAATATCAATACAGATCCTCCTTTATTAGAGGACAGGATTTTGCAGATGACGATTTAGAATATATAAGTTCAGCGGCAACTATCGTTTCTGCTACAGCCAATGCTACAGATGAAGGCATTAGATCTTATTTGGGCAGACTGAATTATAACTATGACGATAAATATATAGCCTCTTTTACTGGACGATTTGATACGTCAACAAAATTTGGAACGAATAACCAAACTGGTTTTTTCCCAGCTGCTTCTATAGCTTGGAGAGTGATTCAAGAAGATTTCTTAAAAGAACAAAAAACAATTTCAGATCTAAAAGTAAGAGTGAGCTATGGTCTTACAGGAAACGATGACATTAGTCCATTTTTATTCTCAGAATTATACGGAAACACATCTTATAATGGTCAGCCAGCAATTTTTCCTAGCAATATCCCTAATCCAGATTTAAAATGGGAAAGTACAGCGCAATTTAATATTGGAATTAATTTGGGCTTATTTGACGATAGACTAACACTAACCGCAGATTATTACAACAAACAAACTAAGGATTTGTTGTTAAGCAGACCGTTGCCTTCTTCTGCTGGTTTTTCTTCTATAACTGAAAACGTCGGTAGTGTGGAGAATAAAGGAGTTGAATTGTCTATAGAAACAAGAAATTTTATTGGAGATAAATTCAAATGGAGTACCCAATTCAACATTTCAGGAAATAGAAATAAGGTTTTGGAACTTTATAACGATCAGCCAATTGATGACATTGGTCGTGGCGGTAACAGAATTATGGAAGGGCAGCCCATCGGAATTTTCTATAGTTACGAATCCTTGGGAGTAGATCCTTCAACAGGCGATATCGTTTATGCAGATACTAACTTTGATGGACAAATTACATCTGCAGATAGAACAATTGTTGGTAATCCACATCCGGATTTTATATATGGTCTCACCAATAATTTCACTTATAAGGGTATTGATGCGACCATATTTTTACAAGGTTCGCAAGGTAACGATGTATTTAACGGTTCTAGATTGTTCTTAGAATCGTTGCAAGGTGGCGACAACCAAGTCGCAGATGTGACGAGACGTTGGCAGCAACCGGGTGATATTACAGATATCCCTAGAGCGACGACAGATCCAATAGCTTCTACCCAAAATAAACGGGTCTCTTCTCGCTTTATAGAAGACGGTTCATACCTAAGAGTAAAAAACGTAACCATTGGTTATACCTTGGATAAAAATATTATGGACAAAACGATGTTTTCAAGTTTTAGAGTGTATGTCAGTGCACAGAACTTGTTCACGTTTACCAACTATTCTGGTTTAGATCCAGAGGTCAATTATAGAGGTGATGATAATTCTGTAATAGGAACAGATTTCTTTACCTATCCACAAGCCCAAGTATTCACTTTAGGTGTTAATTTAAAATTTTAA
- a CDS encoding FecR family protein has translation MKDNQPNDINFNQISTEEKSRLKRKIENSVFAYAQKKRRRKYAIGFAAASIILLFSVGLLFDYSKQDVSPIETFVNASKDVIKTEEVKLILGDAKNIEITEENSAITYSDNGQNVSIGNSKLVNQNVGTSKDVVFNTLIVPYGKRSEIVLADGSKVWLNSGTKLIFPATFLEGNREVYLDGEAIFEVKHNRNQPFIVKSKDQDIEVLGTVFNVSNYKDDDAVLTVLKSGSIKLHYTTDNFMSSQSELKIAPNTLATYHKKAKQIKTTTVEVETYFSWRDGVFIFRNDPLKTIMKKLSRYYDVEITINDNDLANQSFSGYLDVSQDLEHVMQIIKEAESAQFDYKLTSNKKLIIN, from the coding sequence ATGAAAGACAATCAACCCAATGATATCAATTTTAATCAGATTTCAACTGAAGAAAAATCGCGCTTAAAGCGTAAGATAGAAAACTCTGTGTTTGCTTACGCTCAGAAGAAACGACGAAGAAAATACGCTATTGGATTTGCGGCAGCCTCCATAATTCTGTTGTTTTCGGTTGGACTCCTTTTTGACTATTCGAAACAAGACGTATCACCAATTGAAACTTTTGTAAATGCTTCAAAAGATGTGATAAAAACTGAAGAAGTGAAACTCATTTTAGGCGATGCCAAGAATATTGAAATTACTGAGGAAAATTCGGCAATAACGTATTCTGACAATGGTCAAAATGTATCAATCGGAAATTCGAAATTGGTAAATCAAAATGTTGGAACGTCTAAGGATGTTGTTTTTAACACGTTGATTGTTCCGTATGGAAAACGTTCAGAAATTGTGTTGGCTGATGGAAGCAAGGTTTGGTTAAACTCTGGTACTAAATTGATATTTCCCGCCACGTTTTTAGAAGGAAATCGAGAAGTCTATCTTGATGGTGAGGCGATCTTTGAAGTTAAGCATAATAGGAATCAACCTTTTATTGTAAAGTCAAAAGATCAGGATATTGAGGTTCTTGGTACGGTTTTCAACGTAAGCAATTATAAAGATGATGACGCTGTACTCACAGTGCTAAAAAGTGGAAGTATAAAGCTTCACTATACCACTGATAATTTTATGTCTTCCCAAAGTGAATTAAAAATCGCACCAAATACATTAGCGACATATCATAAAAAAGCGAAACAAATAAAAACGACAACCGTTGAGGTTGAAACCTATTTTTCTTGGAGAGATGGTGTTTTCATTTTTAGAAATGACCCTTTAAAAACCATAATGAAGAAATTGTCACGCTATTATGATGTGGAAATCACCATCAATGATAACGACTTAGCCAATCAATCGTTTTCAGGTTATTTAGATGTCAGTCAAGATTTGGAACACGTCATGCAAATTATAAAGGAGGCAGAATCGGCACAGTTCGATTATAAATTAACGAGCAATAAAAAACTAATCATTAACTAA
- a CDS encoding sigma-70 family RNA polymerase sigma factor — protein sequence MKSIKDTGPILWAQLKGGSISALGDLYDLYIDDLFSYGMQYCADKTKVMDHIHDVFLNLYSIEKT from the coding sequence TTGAAATCAATCAAAGATACCGGTCCTATTTTGTGGGCACAACTTAAAGGTGGCAGCATAAGTGCTTTAGGTGACTTGTACGATTTGTATATTGATGATTTATTTAGTTACGGTATGCAGTATTGCGCTGATAAAACGAAAGTTATGGATCATATTCATGATGTGTTTTTAAATTTATATAGTATAGAAAAAACTTAG